One Serratia liquefaciens genomic window, CTGCGGCGGTGCCAGCGGCTTTCTTCGGCGCCAGTTCCAGTGCGTGCAGGCCAATCAGCATGACCGGGCCGTAAATCAGGAAGCCGATGGTGATCATACAGGCCATGTCAATGCCAGGATTACCGACCGGGTTCAGCCAGTAAACGACGGTGGCAATGGTCACTAGCGTCATGAAGAACACGCCGGTGGCACCGCGGTTGCCTTTGAACACCTTGTCCGACATCCAGCCGCACAACAGGGTGCCCGGAATACCGGCATATTCGTACAGGAAGTAAGCCCAGGAAGACTTGTCCAGCGCGAAGTGTTTCACTTCTTTCAGGTAGGTCGGTGACCAGTCCAGAATGCCGTAACGCAGCAGATAAACGAACACGTTGGCTACGGCGATGTACCACAGCAGTTTGTTCGGCAGGATGTACTGCATGAAGATCTGCTTGGCCGTCAGCTCCTCTTCCGCTTTATCGGTGTAGTCGTCCGGATAATCGTTTTTGTATTCTTCAATCGGCGGCAGGCCGCAGGATTGCGGGGTGTCGCGCATCAGGGCAAAGGCGATCAGGGCTACCAGAATGGCACCGAAGGCCGGCATGTACAGCGCCGCGTGCCAGTCGTTGAACCAGGCCATGCCCAGCAAGAACAGTAGCGGTGGCAGACCGCCACCCACGTTATGGGCGCAGTTCCAGACCGAAACGATACCGCCGCGTTCCTTCTGTGACCACCAGTGCACCATGGTACGGCCACAAGGCGGCCAGCCCATGCCCTGGAACCAACCGCACAGGAACAGCAGGACGAACATGACTGCGATGCTCGATGTCGCCCATGGCACGAAGCCCATGAACAACATGACCGCGGCAGCCAAAATCAGGCCGGCGGGCAGGAACACGCGTGGGTTGGAGCGGTCAGAAACCGACCCCATGATAAATTTGGAGAAACCGTAGGCGATGGAAATACCGGACAGCGCGAAACCGAGGTCACCGCGGCTGAAGCCCTGGTCAATCAGGTAAGGCATGGCCAGGGTGAAGTTCTTGCGCACCAGGTAGTAGGCGGCATAACCGAAGAAAATCCCCATAAATATTTGCCAGCGCAATTTACGGTACAGCGGGTCGACTTTGTCGACCGGCACACGTGAAATGTGTGCTGCCGGCTTAAAAATACTCAACATGAGCGCCTCCGATGGCTTTATCTAGTTATCACATCAATATGATCTTTTACGTTCATTTGATGATTGAGCGGATATCGAATGTGGTGTTTTTTTGTTCCATAACGAGCGTCATCCTAGTCAAAACCGCCTGGTGTCGCTGTGATGAATGGCGCAAATGTTACACTTTTATGAAACACCGGCGGATTTTGAGCGATTCGTTAACGTTATGAAATAGAAAAACGCCTAAAAATCGTGATTGTGATCACATTCGTGGTTTTTTGTGGACATTTTACTTTCGTTTTAAGTTCGTTATTGTTCCTTATCAAACAAAGACCCCAATGACTGTGGCCCAATAGGGCAATAATCACGGATCCAGAGGGAGCGTCATGAGCAGCCATTCAGCAGAAAACGAAACGGATGTGATCATCATTGGCGGCGGCGCGACCGGCGCGGGCATTGCTCGTGACTGCGCACGCCGCGGTCTGCGTTGCATACTGCTGGAGCGTCATGATATCGCCACCGGCGCGACCGGGCGCAACCACGGCCTGCTGCACAGCGGAGCGCGTTATGCGGTTACCGACGGCGAGTCGGCACGCGAATGCATAGAAGAGAACCGCATCCTCAAGCGCATTGCGCATCACTGTATTGAGCGAACCGACGGGCTGTTTATCACCCTGCCGCAGGATTCGTTGGCATACCAACAGCAGTTTATTGTCTCCTGCCACAGCGCCGGTATCAACGCCGAAGCGATTGATCCCCAACTGGCACTGCGTCTGGAGCCCGCGGCCAACCCGGCGTTGATCGGCGCGGTACGCGTGCCGGACGGCACCGTCGATCCTTTTCGTTTGACCGCCGCCAATATGCTCGATGCCCGTGAGCACGGCGCGCAGATCCTCACCTATCACCAGGTGGTCGGTTTATTGCGCACGGGCGATCGCGTTACCGGAGTGCGTGTTTTCGACCATCAATCGTCGCGCCGTTACGACATTCACGCCGAAGTGGTGGTCAACGCCGCCGGTATCTGGGGTCAGCAGATTGCAGAATATGCCGACCTGCGGATCCGCATGTTCCCGGCCAAGGGCGCTTTGCTGATCCTGGGCCATCGCATCAACAACATGGTGATCAACCGCTGCCGCAAGCCGGCGGACGCCGATATTCTGGTGCCGGGCGACACCATCTCGCTGATTGGCACCACCTCCACCCACATTGACTATGACCAGATCGACAACATGCTGGTGACGCCGCAAGAAGTGGACATTCTGATCCGCGAGGGCGCGTTGCTGGCACCTAAACTGGCACAGACCCGCATTCTGCGTGCTTATGCCGGCGTGCGCCCCCTGGTCGCCAGTGACGACGACCCCAGCGGCCGCAACGTCAGCCGTGGCATCGTGCTGCTCGATCATGCCAGCCGCGATGGCCTGGAAGGCTTTATCACCATCACCGGCGGCAAGCTGATGACCTACCGGCTGATGGCGCAGTGGGCGACCGATAAAGTGTGCGAAAAGCTTAGGGTAGACAGCCCCTGCACCACTGCGCAGGAGGCGCTGCCGGGCTCTCGTCAGTCGGCGGAAGAAACGGTTCGCAGCGTGGTTTCCCTGCCCGCCAGCATTCGCGGCTCGGCGGTTTACCGTCACGGCGACCGTGCAAACCGGGTACCGGCGGGGGATCGGTTGGACAACAGCCTGGTGTGCGAATGCGAAGCGGTGACCGCCGGCGAGGTGCGCTACGCGGTTAACTCTCTCACCGTCAATAACCTGGTCGATTTGCGTCGCCGTACCCGCGTTGGCATGGGTACCTGCCAGGGGGAGCTTTGCGCCTGCCGTGCCGCGGGGCTGCTGACACGCTTTAACGTCACCACCCCGCAGCAGTCGATCGACCAGCTATCGCATTTTCTCAATGAACGTTGGAAAGGTGTCCGGCCCATCGCCTGGGGCGATGCGCTGCGCGAAAGTGAATTTACCAGTTGGGTTTACCAGGGATTGTGCGGGCTCGATGCCCGGGGGGAACAGGAGGCCGATGATGCGATTTGACGTAGTGGTGATTGGCGGTGGCCTGGCGGGAATGACCTGCGCCATTCGGCTGGCGGAACAGGGCAAGCGTTGTGCGGTGGTCAGTTCTGGCCAGAGCGCACTCTATTTTTCATCCGGCTCGCTTGATCTGCTGGCGCAGCTGCCCGACGGCACCCCGGTGACAGAGCCATTGGCGGCGTTGCCCGCGTTGGCAACACAAGCGCCCCGGCATCCTTATGCGTTGATCGGCACCGAACGGGTGGCAGCGCTGTCGGGTGAAGCCGCTTCACTGTTGCAGCGCTGCGGGCTTGATCTGCAGGGCGACAACGAACGCAATCATCTGCGCATCACGCCGCTGGGCACGCGCCGGGCTACCTGGCTCAGCCCGCGGGCTATCCCCGTTACGCCGTTGGACGGCGAACTGCCGTGGCAGCACATAGCCGTGATCGGCATTGAAGGCTTTTTGGATTTTCAGCCGCAGTTGGCCGCCAGTTCACTGACGCAGAGCCTGGGCGTTCGGGCTGAGGTGGCAGATATGCATTTGCCGGCACTGGATCGGCTGCGCAACAACCCCAGTGAATTCCGGGCGGTAAATATCGCCAGGGTCTTGGATCTGCCGGAAAACCTGACGCCAATGGCGGACGAGCTTCGGCGGTTGGCTGCGGACGCCGAGGCAATATTCTTGCCGGCCTGTCTGGGGCTGGAGGATGACGGGCCACTGGCGGCGCTGCAGGCCGCGGTCGGCAAACCGATTCGCCTGCTGCCGACGCTGCCGCCTTCGGTGCTGGGGATGCGGTTGCACCAGGCGCTGCGCGCGCGGTTGCAGCAATTGGGCGGTATTTTTATGCCGGGGGACAGTGTGCTGCGGGCAGATATTGAAGCCGGGCGTGTCACCGGTCTTTATACCCGCAACCACACCGACATTCCGCTGGTGGCGCAGCAGGTGGTACTGGCCAGCGGCAGCTTTTTCAGTAATGGGCTAGTGGCGGACTTCGACGGCATACGTGAACCGGTATTTGGACTGGATGTCGACAGTAAGGCGGAGCGTGCAGACTGGAGTTGTCGTGAGCTGTTTGCTCCACAACCCTACTTGCAGTTTGGCGTGCGCACCGATAACCGGCTGCGAGCACTAAGGCAGGGAGAGCCTTTGAGTAACCTGTACGCCATAGGGGCGGTGACCGGCGGCTACGATCCGCTGCAGCAGGGCTGCGGTGCAGGTGTTTCGCTGGTGGGAGCATTGCATGTCGTGCAACAGATTGCGGCACAGGAGGAGCAGCCATGAGCCTGCAGAAAGACAACAGTTTTGAAAACTGCATCAAGTGCACCGTCTGCACCACCTATTGCCCGGTAGCCAAAGTGAATCCGCTTTATCCCGGGCCCAAGCAGGCGGGGCCGGACGGCGAACGCCTGCGGTTAAAAGATCCGGCGCTGTACGATGAAGCGCTGAAGTATTGCACCAACTGCAAACGCTGCGAGGTGGCCTGCCCGTCCGACGTCAAAATTGGCGATATCATTCAGCGGGCGCGTGCCGACTTTGCCCAGAGCAAGCCGACGCTGCGCGACGCCATCCTCAGTCATACCGATATCATGGGCTCACTGTCGACGCCGTTTGCGCCGATCGTTAACGCCGCCACCGGGTTGAAGCCAGTGCGCGCCCTGCTGGACAAGGCGTTGAAAATTGACCACCGTCGCGAACTGCCGAAATACTCGTTCGGCACCTTCCGCCGCTGGTACCGCCAGCAAGCGCAGGCCCAACAGCGTTATGCTGAGCAGGTGGCTTTTTTCCACGGCTGCTTCGTCAATTACAACCATCCGCAGCTGGGTAAAGACCTGATCAAAGTCTTCAATGCGATGGATATCGGCGTGCAGTTGCTCAAGCGGGAAAAATGCTGCGGCGTGCCGCTGATTGCTAACGGCTTTATTACCCAGGCCAAGAAACAGGCCAGGGTGAATGCCGAATCGCTGCATGAGGCGGTGTTGGAGCGCGGTATTCCTGTTGTGGCCACTTCATCGAGCTGTACTTTTACGCTGCGTGACGAATACCCGCATTTGCTGGAGGTGGATACCTCGGCGGTGCGAGAACGGGTGGAGCTGGCGACGCGCTATCTGTACCGCCTGCTCAATCAGGGGCGCAGGTTGCCGCTGAAGCACACGCCGTTGCGGGTGGCCTACCATACGCCGTGTCACATGGAGAAAATGGGCTGGACGGCCTATACGCTGGAAGTACTGCGGCAGATACCGGGGCTGGAGCTGGTGGTATTGGATTCGCAGTGTTGCGGCATTGCCGGCACCTACGGTTTTAAATCCGAGAACTATGCGACTTCGCAAGGGATTGGCGCATCGCTGTTTCGTCAGATTGAGGAAAGCGGGGTCGATTTGGTGGTGACGGACTGCGAAACCTGCAAATGGCAAATCGAGATGTCGACCAGCAAGCGCTGCGAACATCCGATCACCCTGTTGGCACAGGCTTTGGCGTAGGGCGCAGCAGTGTGAACTGCGCCCCGGAAAAGTTTACTTGTTCAGTTTCAGCGTGTTGATGATGCCTTCAGCTTCACTTTGCGCCTGCTGCTGGTTATCCGCCGGCAACGTCACCTGAATGGTCAGCATGTTGTTGTCCAGCGTGCCAATCAGGATGGAGGAGTAGGCCTTCTCGCCGCCGCTGGTAATGATGCTGTCCAACTGACGCAGCGGCACGCCGTTTACGTCGATGGCTTTGTTGGTCACCACCTGCAGGTTGGCGTCGCGTGAACGCTGGGTATCTTCGAGACGCTTGCTCAAGGTTTCCAGACTGTCGGCGGTTTTGTCGCCGAGGATCACGATCACTGCGCGTTGGCCGGTGCTGTCGGCGTAAACGTGCATGTTGTTCGCCTGATTACCCAGCTTGCCGCTTTGGTCCGCCATACCGACCGGCAGGGTGAACGCCAGCTTACCCTCCAGCAAGCTTACCTGTTGCCCGGCCGGTGCGCTGGCTGCGGCATCGCCTGCCGGTGCTTTGGTGTCTTTGGTTTCGCCGTCGCAGGCCGCCAGGCCAAGCACTAACAGGCTGATACCCATCAATTTTGCTACTTTACGCATTGGGCTTCCTTCTTCCTTTCAGGTAGGGTTTCACTGCCGTATCGCAACCTATTCCAGGGTGAAATGCAAGGCAGATGTTGTCACAAGGTTTTCTCAAGTAATAGCCGATAATCAGCCACTTCGCCTTTCTTTTCCAGTTGAACAATCTGATAGTGATGGTCGATGAGCATCATCAGCATCGCCCGGAACTGATTGCGGGTTTTCACCCTCAGTTGGCGATAGCCCTGTCCTCGAGCCCAGTTTTCCTGCTCTGCCAATAGCGTCAATGCCACACCGTGACGGCGATAAGCCGGCAATACGGCACCCAACCAGCTGTAAAACACCCCGTCTTGCTGCTGATAACCGAGTTTGAAACCGGCAGCCTGGCCGTCGACTTCGGCGATCAGTGCGCTCATCGGGAGTGAGCCGATGCGCCGTTGCAGATCGTTGAGATTGTGCAGATTGCCGAATTCGGGGATTTGCTGATACAGACGGTGAATTTCTTCGAGGGTGGCGTGGCGGGTGGTGACGGTCATGGCGGCCTCCGGATGGGTAGGCCGCCAATGATAACACGGGTCAGCTCGGTTGCAGGCTGCTGTCGCCCTGGCGAGCGGCAATGCGTTTGAGCAGCATATTCAGCAGCACGCCATACATTGGCAGGAAGAACAGCATGCAGATCAGCACCTTGAAGCTGTAATCGACCAGCGCAATCTCGACCCAGTTGTTGGCCATAAAGGCGTCGCTGCTCTTGTAGAATGCAATAAAGAAGAACGACAGCGTGTCGCTGATATTGCCGAGGAACATGGCCGCGGCAGGGGCCACCCACCAGGCGCTGCGCTGGCGTAACCGGTTGAAAACGTGTACGTCGAGGATCTGACCGAGCACGTAAGCCATAAAGCTGGCGACGGCGATGCGTGCGACAAACAGATTAAAGCTGCCCAGTGCGGCAAACCCCTGCCATTCCCCCTGATAGGTGACGGTGGAGATGACGTACGAGATAAACAGGGCCGGCACCATCACCGAAAGAATGATGCGTCTCGCCAGCGGGGCGCCAAAAATACGCACCGTCAGGTCGGTTGCCAGAAAGATAAACGGGAAGGTAAACGCGCCCCAGGTGGTATGGAAGCCGAAAATGGACATCGGCAACTGCACCAGGTAGTTACTGGAGGTAATGATGACAATATGGAACAGCGATAGCCAGACCAACGCGGTAAGGCGCTGTCGAGCGGTAAACGAGTACATGTTGTAGCCTTTTTAGCAGTGGGGTGAGGGAACCCAGAATGTCTTGTCTGTGCAGCGAAATAAGCTGCGCGGCCGCATGATACGCGTTTGCGCAACCAATGCAATGGTTAAATTTAACGCAAACGTTAACGCATCTTGCACAGAAAAACTACCGGCGTAAACTAGGCGCTAATGAGATGCGGCGAGCGTGCGCCGATCGCTTTTGACCGAGAAAAATTGCATGACTGACTTGTTTGCCCAGGCCGACCAGACGCTTGATGCGCTGGGGCTGCGCTGTCCGGAACCGGTAATGATGGTGCGTAAAACCGTGCGCCATATGGATAACGGTGAAACCTTGCTGATTATCGCTGACGATCCGGCCACCACCCGGGATATCCCGGGCTTCTGCCGTTTTATGGAGCATACGCTGGTGGCGCAGGAAACTGAAAAAACGCCTTACCGCTATTTATTGCGTAAAGGTGTTGAGCGCTAATCGCCGCTTTTGCCTAGCGTTTTTGCAGTATTTGCTGTGCGTCCGATGCGCGAGCATGCATTGCCAGCCCCCTGAAATCCTGCGGGCGGTAATAGTGGGGCGGCACCGGCAGAGAATGCATCGCATCCGTCGGCCAGAGTTGCAGTTCACCCAGCCTGGCCAGCCAGAACCCCTGAACCTGCAGCGGTAACATCAGGCGCTGTGGGGCGGTACTTTCGAACGGGGGCCGATGGGGCAGGCGATTGCTGCCGGTGGTGTAATCCCGTTTCAAGACCAAAAACTTCTCCGGCACCCGGCGATGGCTGTCCCACCAGTCGCCATCAATCCCGTCGAGTTGCCGCTGTGTTTCCCTGATGGAGACGGCGCCAAGCTGGTGCAGGGCCTGGGGGAGCAGCGTCTCCATGGCGTGGTTGTAGGCCGTGAGGGAAACCGCCTGCCCCTGCAAGATAGCATCGATCGCCAGCCGTGATCCCAGCAGGTTGGAATACAAATCCTCCG contains:
- the glpT gene encoding glycerol-3-phosphate transporter, translating into MLSIFKPAAHISRVPVDKVDPLYRKLRWQIFMGIFFGYAAYYLVRKNFTLAMPYLIDQGFSRGDLGFALSGISIAYGFSKFIMGSVSDRSNPRVFLPAGLILAAAVMLFMGFVPWATSSIAVMFVLLFLCGWFQGMGWPPCGRTMVHWWSQKERGGIVSVWNCAHNVGGGLPPLLFLLGMAWFNDWHAALYMPAFGAILVALIAFALMRDTPQSCGLPPIEEYKNDYPDDYTDKAEEELTAKQIFMQYILPNKLLWYIAVANVFVYLLRYGILDWSPTYLKEVKHFALDKSSWAYFLYEYAGIPGTLLCGWMSDKVFKGNRGATGVFFMTLVTIATVVYWLNPVGNPGIDMACMITIGFLIYGPVMLIGLHALELAPKKAAGTAAGFTGLFGYLGGSVAASAIVGYTVDYFGWDGGFMVMIGGSIGAVVLLLLTMMSEKKHHAEIAANKRG
- the glpA gene encoding anaerobic glycerol-3-phosphate dehydrogenase subunit A; its protein translation is MSSHSAENETDVIIIGGGATGAGIARDCARRGLRCILLERHDIATGATGRNHGLLHSGARYAVTDGESARECIEENRILKRIAHHCIERTDGLFITLPQDSLAYQQQFIVSCHSAGINAEAIDPQLALRLEPAANPALIGAVRVPDGTVDPFRLTAANMLDAREHGAQILTYHQVVGLLRTGDRVTGVRVFDHQSSRRYDIHAEVVVNAAGIWGQQIAEYADLRIRMFPAKGALLILGHRINNMVINRCRKPADADILVPGDTISLIGTTSTHIDYDQIDNMLVTPQEVDILIREGALLAPKLAQTRILRAYAGVRPLVASDDDPSGRNVSRGIVLLDHASRDGLEGFITITGGKLMTYRLMAQWATDKVCEKLRVDSPCTTAQEALPGSRQSAEETVRSVVSLPASIRGSAVYRHGDRANRVPAGDRLDNSLVCECEAVTAGEVRYAVNSLTVNNLVDLRRRTRVGMGTCQGELCACRAAGLLTRFNVTTPQQSIDQLSHFLNERWKGVRPIAWGDALRESEFTSWVYQGLCGLDARGEQEADDAI
- the glpB gene encoding glycerol-3-phosphate dehydrogenase subunit GlpB; protein product: MRFDVVVIGGGLAGMTCAIRLAEQGKRCAVVSSGQSALYFSSGSLDLLAQLPDGTPVTEPLAALPALATQAPRHPYALIGTERVAALSGEAASLLQRCGLDLQGDNERNHLRITPLGTRRATWLSPRAIPVTPLDGELPWQHIAVIGIEGFLDFQPQLAASSLTQSLGVRAEVADMHLPALDRLRNNPSEFRAVNIARVLDLPENLTPMADELRRLAADAEAIFLPACLGLEDDGPLAALQAAVGKPIRLLPTLPPSVLGMRLHQALRARLQQLGGIFMPGDSVLRADIEAGRVTGLYTRNHTDIPLVAQQVVLASGSFFSNGLVADFDGIREPVFGLDVDSKAERADWSCRELFAPQPYLQFGVRTDNRLRALRQGEPLSNLYAIGAVTGGYDPLQQGCGAGVSLVGALHVVQQIAAQEEQP
- the glpC gene encoding anaerobic glycerol-3-phosphate dehydrogenase subunit GlpC; translation: MSLQKDNSFENCIKCTVCTTYCPVAKVNPLYPGPKQAGPDGERLRLKDPALYDEALKYCTNCKRCEVACPSDVKIGDIIQRARADFAQSKPTLRDAILSHTDIMGSLSTPFAPIVNAATGLKPVRALLDKALKIDHRRELPKYSFGTFRRWYRQQAQAQQRYAEQVAFFHGCFVNYNHPQLGKDLIKVFNAMDIGVQLLKREKCCGVPLIANGFITQAKKQARVNAESLHEAVLERGIPVVATSSSCTFTLRDEYPHLLEVDTSAVRERVELATRYLYRLLNQGRRLPLKHTPLRVAYHTPCHMEKMGWTAYTLEVLRQIPGLELVVLDSQCCGIAGTYGFKSENYATSQGIGASLFRQIEESGVDLVVTDCETCKWQIEMSTSKRCEHPITLLAQALA
- a CDS encoding DcrB family lipoprotein — protein: MRKVAKLMGISLLVLGLAACDGETKDTKAPAGDAAASAPAGQQVSLLEGKLAFTLPVGMADQSGKLGNQANNMHVYADSTGQRAVIVILGDKTADSLETLSKRLEDTQRSRDANLQVVTNKAIDVNGVPLRQLDSIITSGGEKAYSSILIGTLDNNMLTIQVTLPADNQQQAQSEAEGIINTLKLNK
- a CDS encoding GNAT family N-acetyltransferase encodes the protein MTVTTRHATLEEIHRLYQQIPEFGNLHNLNDLQRRIGSLPMSALIAEVDGQAAGFKLGYQQQDGVFYSWLGAVLPAYRRHGVALTLLAEQENWARGQGYRQLRVKTRNQFRAMLMMLIDHHYQIVQLEKKGEVADYRLLLEKTL
- a CDS encoding 7-cyano-7-deazaguanine/7-aminomethyl-7-deazaguanine transporter, which produces MYSFTARQRLTALVWLSLFHIVIITSSNYLVQLPMSIFGFHTTWGAFTFPFIFLATDLTVRIFGAPLARRIILSVMVPALFISYVISTVTYQGEWQGFAALGSFNLFVARIAVASFMAYVLGQILDVHVFNRLRQRSAWWVAPAAAMFLGNISDTLSFFFIAFYKSSDAFMANNWVEIALVDYSFKVLICMLFFLPMYGVLLNMLLKRIAARQGDSSLQPS
- the tusA gene encoding sulfurtransferase TusA, which translates into the protein MTDLFAQADQTLDALGLRCPEPVMMVRKTVRHMDNGETLLIIADDPATTRDIPGFCRFMEHTLVAQETEKTPYRYLLRKGVER